In the Clostridium beijerinckii genome, one interval contains:
- a CDS encoding DAK2 domain-containing protein translates to MEYTKINGHDFYNMVVNASNKLLEQSDFVNALNVFPVPDGDTGTNMSMTFKAAVKEIEDMDSDSIGEISKKLAKGALMGARGNSGVILSQILRGFSKGLEGKKEVDIEEFAVAFSEGSKSAYKAVMRPTEGTILSVIRAAAEAAVSSDAKDMVGFMEEITVKSKEMLDRTPELLPALKKAKVVDSGGMGLYIILRGMFEALKNDIKAELSDIKISGANGTLAKSTEEIDIKFGYCTEFIILGDAKRAQDFQNEIESLGDSMIVVGYDDVIKVHIHTNDPGLVLSKAVAIGELSKIKIDNMREEHRELLINTKELTETSSEDEVGDGEKKKYGFITVAMGDGISNIFKDLGIDYVIEGGQTMNPSTQDILDAVEKINAEHIFIMPNNKNIIMAANQAAEISSKNILVVPTTTIPQGIACATMFNYDSEVEENFTNLKDTIEVVKTGSVTYAVRDTEIDGIDIKQGNMLGLVEGKIKEVGEDKKVVAGKVLEDMIDDESELITVYYGEDVSDEDANEFEVELQEKYEDLDIQFYKGNQPLYYFLISVE, encoded by the coding sequence ATGGAATATACAAAGATAAATGGCCATGATTTTTATAACATGGTTGTGAATGCTAGCAATAAATTGCTAGAGCAAAGTGATTTCGTAAATGCACTTAACGTATTTCCTGTTCCAGACGGAGATACTGGAACTAATATGTCTATGACGTTTAAGGCAGCAGTTAAAGAGATAGAAGATATGGATAGTGATTCTATAGGGGAAATATCAAAAAAATTAGCTAAAGGTGCTTTAATGGGAGCTAGGGGTAACTCTGGTGTTATATTATCGCAAATACTTAGAGGTTTTTCTAAAGGTCTAGAAGGAAAAAAAGAAGTAGATATTGAGGAGTTTGCAGTAGCCTTTTCAGAGGGATCAAAGTCAGCATACAAAGCTGTAATGAGACCGACTGAAGGTACTATACTTTCTGTAATTAGAGCCGCTGCTGAAGCAGCAGTGTCATCTGATGCTAAGGATATGGTTGGCTTTATGGAAGAGATAACAGTTAAATCAAAAGAAATGTTAGATAGAACTCCAGAATTATTACCCGCACTAAAAAAGGCTAAAGTAGTAGATTCAGGTGGAATGGGGCTTTACATTATACTTAGAGGTATGTTTGAAGCATTAAAGAATGATATTAAAGCTGAATTAAGTGATATAAAAATAAGTGGCGCAAATGGTACTTTAGCTAAATCTACAGAAGAAATTGATATAAAGTTTGGGTATTGTACTGAATTTATAATACTTGGTGACGCTAAACGTGCACAAGATTTCCAAAATGAGATAGAGAGCCTTGGAGATTCCATGATAGTTGTTGGATATGATGATGTTATAAAGGTGCACATACATACTAATGATCCTGGATTGGTCTTATCAAAGGCAGTTGCTATAGGGGAATTATCAAAGATAAAGATTGATAATATGAGAGAAGAGCACAGAGAGTTATTAATAAATACTAAGGAATTAACAGAAACTTCGTCTGAAGATGAAGTTGGTGATGGCGAAAAGAAAAAGTATGGCTTTATAACAGTTGCTATGGGAGATGGAATTTCAAATATCTTTAAGGACTTAGGAATAGATTATGTCATTGAAGGTGGCCAGACAATGAATCCGTCTACTCAGGATATTTTAGATGCTGTTGAGAAAATAAATGCTGAACATATTTTCATTATGCCGAACAATAAGAATATAATTATGGCGGCTAATCAGGCGGCAGAAATATCAAGTAAAAATATATTAGTAGTACCTACAACAACTATTCCTCAAGGAATAGCATGTGCCACAATGTTTAACTATGATTCTGAAGTTGAAGAAAATTTCACTAATTTAAAGGATACAATTGAAGTAGTTAAAACTGGTTCGGTGACATACGCAGTCCGTGATACAGAAATTGATGGAATAGATATTAAACAAGGAAATATGTTAGGACTTGTAGAAGGTAAAATAAAAGAGGTAGGCGAGGACAAGAAGGTTGTTGCCGGTAAAGTTCTAGAAGATATGATAGATGATGAAAGTGAACTTATTACTGTATATTATGGTGAAGATGTAAGTGATGAAGATGCAAATGAATTCGAGGTTGAGTTACAAGAAAAGTACGAAGATTTAGATATTCAATTTTACAAAGGAAATCAACCACTATATTACTTTTTAATATCAGTAGAATAA
- a CDS encoding Asp23/Gls24 family envelope stress response protein, with product MVGFSNENGNINYSEEVIAKIVGLSTMECYGVVGMVSRNASEGFWELIGIENFSKGVKIQLTSEKKLQIELFVMVEYGTKISVISNNIIQKVRYSVENYTGLKVSSITVNVQAVRV from the coding sequence ATGGTTGGATTTTCAAACGAAAATGGTAATATAAATTATTCAGAGGAAGTTATAGCAAAAATTGTTGGATTATCCACAATGGAATGTTATGGAGTAGTTGGAATGGTTTCTAGAAATGCCAGTGAAGGCTTTTGGGAACTTATTGGTATAGAAAATTTTAGTAAAGGTGTAAAGATACAGCTAACAAGCGAGAAGAAATTACAAATAGAATTATTTGTAATGGTTGAATACGGAACAAAGATATCGGTTATATCTAATAATATAATTCAAAAAGTACGCTATAGTGTTGAAAACTATACAGGACTTAAGGTGTCGTCCATAACAGTAAATGTGCAAGCGGTTAGAGTTTAG
- a CDS encoding ATPase, whose protein sequence is MEKMEVNIIELLEYLQDLVENSPKVPMSGKVMIDKREVVDVIDQIINYMPDQFKKAEWVMNERERILNEAKKEYDSVRKETMTMMRQNVENHDIVREAKGRAQEIIASAQREAKAIRLGSRDYSDEILTQLDQELEEHKIKLIKSLQESFEVVAKEIDTNLTGTCDVIKENIKELRGMKK, encoded by the coding sequence ATGGAAAAAATGGAGGTAAATATAATAGAGTTATTAGAATATTTACAAGACTTGGTGGAAAATTCACCTAAAGTGCCAATGAGCGGTAAAGTTATGATAGATAAAAGAGAAGTTGTTGATGTAATAGATCAAATAATTAACTATATGCCTGATCAATTTAAAAAAGCTGAATGGGTTATGAACGAGAGAGAAAGAATCCTTAATGAAGCTAAAAAAGAGTATGATTCTGTTAGAAAAGAAACAATGACTATGATGAGACAGAATGTCGAGAATCACGATATAGTGAGGGAAGCCAAGGGGAGAGCACAAGAAATTATAGCCTCAGCACAGAGAGAGGCCAAGGCTATAAGATTAGGGTCTAGGGATTATTCTGATGAAATATTAACCCAATTAGATCAGGAATTAGAAGAACACAAAATAAAATTAATAAAAAGCCTTCAAGAAAGTTTTGAAGTAGTAGCTAAAGAGATAGATACAAATTTAACTGGTACATGCGATGTTATAAAAGAGAACATTAAAGAATTACGCGGTATGAAAAAATAA
- the ylbJ gene encoding sporulation integral membrane protein YlbJ: protein MIYIIILWFLIISLIFILIKQLNIKKNTIICIFISVLIVLFVLNINQCIVAAIDGCKLWYNSILPTTFPFVVICNLLIYYDGINLYSKFLGPLICKPLGLSRNCSFPIVASILCGYPLGAKYCVDLYKMEYIDRNEYERLLNIASNVGPLFLIGSVAGTLLGHVSLGYILLLGSNLSIIIMGFLTKKKRNLNALSSLPCPKNESMNFGNAVKNAVQNGINTTLSIGGFIIIFSVVISLVKNNPYIHIAFRQLDNVLKLPSQTLYSIFLGSIEMTNGCSIISPLEISIPLKLGIISFLTSFSGLAVIAQVSSFVSDTKINYSRYIFLKVIQGIVSFIITYGLCKVFPTSIYTSNLQMSHSSSLFVYIYPALTILLLTLLLSIFNRTLKLFFHTA, encoded by the coding sequence ATGATATATATTATTATCTTATGGTTTCTTATTATTAGCTTAATCTTTATTTTAATTAAACAACTTAATATCAAAAAAAATACTATCATTTGTATATTTATATCCGTCTTAATAGTTCTTTTTGTTTTAAACATAAACCAATGCATAGTCGCAGCTATTGATGGTTGTAAATTATGGTATAACTCAATATTGCCAACCACCTTTCCTTTTGTAGTTATATGTAATTTATTAATATACTACGATGGAATAAATCTTTATTCTAAATTTCTTGGGCCATTAATCTGCAAGCCATTAGGCCTTTCTAGAAATTGTTCCTTTCCAATCGTAGCAAGTATACTATGTGGCTATCCATTAGGTGCTAAATATTGTGTAGATTTATACAAGATGGAATATATAGATAGGAATGAATACGAAAGACTTTTAAACATAGCGTCTAACGTTGGTCCCCTGTTTTTAATCGGATCTGTTGCTGGAACTTTATTAGGGCATGTATCCTTAGGTTATATCTTGCTTCTAGGAAGCAATTTATCAATAATCATAATGGGATTTTTGACAAAAAAAAAGAGAAACTTAAATGCTCTAAGTTCTCTCCCTTGTCCTAAAAATGAAAGTATGAATTTCGGTAATGCTGTAAAAAATGCAGTTCAAAACGGAATAAACACCACATTATCTATAGGTGGTTTCATAATAATTTTTTCAGTTGTTATATCTCTTGTTAAAAACAATCCTTATATTCATATTGCATTTAGGCAGCTAGATAATGTTTTAAAACTGCCTTCCCAAACTTTATACAGTATATTTTTAGGAAGCATTGAAATGACTAATGGGTGCAGTATAATCTCTCCCCTAGAAATTTCTATCCCCTTGAAGCTTGGTATAATAAGCTTTTTAACTTCATTTTCTGGTCTTGCGGTAATCGCACAAGTAAGTTCTTTCGTAAGCGATACTAAGATAAATTATAGCAGATATATTTTTTTAAAAGTAATCCAAGGAATCGTTAGTTTTATTATAACTTATGGGTTATGCAAAGTGTTTCCTACAAGTATTTATACATCAAACTTACAAATGAGCCATTCTTCAAGTTTATTTGTATATATATATCCTGCATTAACTATACTGTTATTAACACTTTTATTAAGTATATTTAATAGAACCTTGAAATTATTTTTTCATACCGCGTAA
- the recG gene encoding ATP-dependent DNA helicase RecG → MDIYSNISTLKGVGPKATEKLNRCGIFNILDILLYFPRDYEFVDSNVEFENITGEDKQILKCKVIRFRSDVKTKTGKLLTTVEFDYNGHKVSGKWFNQRYIKNSFKIGEIYNLMGKFKRVGNTLEVVNPMVTCEEAISNEIIPKYPLKGDISNKLFEKLINEILSKMAVKENLPQNILDKYSLISLNEAIRSVHFPDNKEVLEKAIIRLKFQELFTYSLKLLLLKHKIKKNKNGRLFQWVDELSLFKEKLPFPLTNAQTRVIREILRDQKSNSSMNRLIQGDVGSGKTIIALIAIFNVIKNGYQCAFMAPTEILANQHFEEARKVYDEFNIEIELLTGTTSAKEKQRIKERIRTKEPILVIGTHALFQDDVEFGKLGLIVTDEQHRFGVEQRSKLINKGKRADCLVMTATPIPRTLALYLYSDLDVSIIDELPPGRKKIDTRFYADNQRDIAYDLAYDEIKKGRQVYIVCPLIEEDEKEELNSVETLYNKLTSGIFKELKVEILHGKMKGSEKDEIIKRFKSNEVNVLISTTVIEVGVNVPNASVMIVENAERFGLSQLHQLRGRVGRGQYSSYCILIAKAKSNVTKKRMQIMTECSDGFLISEKDLELRGAGEMFGKKQSGDEGFVLANLYDDMKILRCAKLEANNILQNEFEVNREIINELSKNLKKSSKYICFN, encoded by the coding sequence TTGGATATATATAGCAATATTTCAACATTAAAAGGAGTAGGCCCAAAGGCCACAGAAAAATTAAATAGATGTGGAATTTTTAATATACTAGATATTCTGTTATATTTTCCAAGAGATTATGAATTTGTAGATAGTAATGTGGAATTTGAAAATATTACAGGAGAAGACAAGCAGATTTTAAAGTGTAAAGTCATTAGATTTAGAAGCGATGTAAAAACTAAAACTGGTAAATTATTAACAACTGTAGAATTTGATTATAATGGGCACAAAGTATCTGGAAAGTGGTTTAATCAAAGGTATATAAAAAATTCCTTTAAAATAGGAGAAATATATAATTTGATGGGTAAATTTAAAAGGGTAGGAAATACTTTAGAGGTGGTTAATCCTATGGTGACATGTGAAGAAGCTATTTCGAATGAGATCATACCTAAATATCCTCTAAAAGGTGATATAAGCAATAAGTTGTTTGAAAAATTAATTAATGAAATTTTGTCCAAGATGGCAGTTAAGGAGAATTTACCGCAAAATATATTAGATAAATATTCTCTAATTTCATTAAATGAAGCTATTAGAAGCGTCCATTTTCCTGATAATAAGGAAGTGCTGGAAAAGGCTATAATAAGACTTAAATTTCAGGAATTATTTACATATTCACTAAAGTTACTGCTTCTTAAACATAAAATTAAGAAAAACAAAAATGGTAGACTTTTTCAGTGGGTAGATGAACTTAGCTTATTTAAAGAGAAGTTACCATTTCCTCTTACTAATGCTCAAACAAGAGTTATACGTGAAATATTGAGAGATCAAAAATCAAATTCATCAATGAATAGACTTATACAAGGAGATGTTGGTAGTGGAAAGACAATAATTGCACTTATAGCTATTTTTAATGTGATCAAAAATGGTTATCAATGTGCATTTATGGCTCCAACAGAGATTCTTGCAAATCAACACTTTGAAGAAGCAAGGAAAGTTTATGATGAATTTAATATAGAAATCGAATTATTAACAGGAACAACTTCAGCAAAAGAAAAGCAGAGGATCAAAGAAAGAATTAGAACTAAAGAACCAATTTTAGTGATAGGAACTCATGCACTTTTCCAAGATGATGTTGAATTTGGAAAGTTAGGGCTTATAGTAACTGATGAGCAGCATAGATTTGGTGTTGAGCAAAGGAGTAAACTTATAAACAAAGGAAAAAGGGCTGATTGCTTAGTTATGACAGCTACTCCAATTCCAAGAACATTGGCATTATACTTATATTCAGATCTTGATGTATCTATAATTGATGAACTGCCACCTGGGAGAAAGAAAATAGATACTAGATTTTATGCTGATAATCAAAGAGATATAGCTTATGATTTGGCATATGATGAGATAAAAAAAGGCCGACAAGTATATATTGTATGCCCTCTTATTGAAGAGGATGAAAAAGAGGAGTTAAATTCAGTAGAAACTTTATATAATAAACTTACCAGTGGAATTTTTAAGGAACTAAAGGTTGAGATACTTCATGGAAAAATGAAAGGCTCTGAAAAAGATGAAATAATAAAAAGATTCAAGAGCAATGAAGTTAATGTTCTAATATCAACAACTGTAATTGAGGTGGGGGTTAATGTTCCTAATGCATCTGTAATGATTGTTGAAAATGCAGAACGATTTGGGCTATCACAGTTACATCAATTAAGAGGAAGAGTTGGAAGAGGTCAGTATTCATCTTATTGTATATTAATAGCAAAGGCTAAAAGTAATGTGACTAAAAAAAGGATGCAGATAATGACAGAATGTAGTGATGGGTTTTTAATATCAGAAAAAGATTTAGAACTCAGAGGGGCAGGAGAAATGTTTGGTAAGAAGCAAAGTGGTGATGAAGGCTTTGTACTTGCAAATCTTTATGATGATATGAAGATTTTAAGATGTGCTAAATTAGAGGCGAATAACATTTTACAAAACGAATTTGAGGTAAATAGGGAAATAATTAATGAACTTAGTAAAAATTTGAAAAAAAGTAGTAAATATATTTGCTTTAATTAA
- a CDS encoding nucleotidyltransferase: MILILTGIITEYNPFHKGHEYHLSKAKSDTNADGIVCVMSGNFMQRGIPAIIDKWKRAEMAIKNGVDLVLELPLVYSISSAEHFAFGSVSLLNSLGVIDHLYFGSEEGNVSILEDIAKVLVSEPLNYKKLLKDNLDSGLPFHLSRANALKDYLNSNKLLDTISNSNNILGIEYIKSLIRLNSAIVPKTIKREGSLYNDVNISASFASATSIRKHLKEKSLNDLADIMPKASYDILLSLSSSNYPFIFEEDTFKYIKYKLLTNERSLLNLPDVSEGIDNKILKEIVRSNSLNELILNSKSKRYTYTRISRILLQSFLNLENFDLLSLSKSPAPYARVLAFNSTGQRILKSIKANSSINLITKVPRNNQCDHLKIDILGTKAYSLLNPKISPMDDYLKGPFII, from the coding sequence ATGATTTTAATACTTACAGGAATAATTACAGAATATAATCCATTTCATAAAGGTCATGAATATCACCTTAGTAAAGCAAAATCCGACACAAACGCAGATGGCATAGTTTGTGTAATGAGTGGTAATTTTATGCAAAGAGGAATTCCAGCAATTATAGATAAATGGAAAAGAGCTGAAATGGCTATTAAAAATGGTGTTGATCTAGTTCTAGAGCTACCTCTAGTTTATTCCATTTCTTCTGCTGAACATTTTGCTTTCGGAAGCGTATCTCTTCTTAACTCGTTAGGCGTAATAGATCACTTATACTTTGGAAGCGAAGAAGGAAATGTATCTATATTAGAAGACATAGCCAAAGTTTTAGTTTCCGAGCCTTTAAATTATAAAAAACTTTTAAAAGATAATTTGGACTCTGGCTTACCTTTTCATTTGAGCCGAGCAAATGCACTTAAAGATTATTTAAACTCAAATAAATTATTAGATACAATATCAAATTCTAATAATATCTTAGGTATTGAATATATAAAATCTCTAATTCGTTTAAATAGCGCAATAGTTCCTAAAACCATCAAAAGAGAAGGTTCATTATATAACGATGTCAACATAAGCGCTTCATTTGCTTCTGCTACATCGATAAGAAAACATCTAAAAGAGAAATCTTTAAATGATTTAGCTGATATTATGCCAAAGGCGAGCTATGACATTCTGCTTAGTTTATCTTCTTCTAACTATCCTTTTATTTTTGAGGAAGATACCTTTAAATATATAAAATATAAATTACTCACTAACGAAAGATCTCTTTTAAATTTGCCAGATGTATCAGAGGGCATAGATAATAAAATATTAAAAGAAATTGTAAGATCCAATTCGCTTAACGAATTAATATTGAATTCAAAAAGCAAAAGATATACATACACGAGGATAAGTAGAATTCTTTTGCAAAGCTTTTTGAACCTTGAGAATTTTGATTTATTAAGCTTATCTAAGAGCCCCGCACCTTACGCAAGAGTTCTTGCTTTTAATTCTACAGGGCAAAGAATTCTAAAGAGTATAAAAGCTAATTCTAGTATAAATTTAATAACAAAGGTGCCAAGAAACAATCAATGTGATCATCTAAAAATAGATATCTTAGGAACAAAAGCATATTCACTGCTAAATCCAAAAATAAGTCCTATGGATGATTATTTAAAAGGGCCTTTTATAATATAG
- the rpe gene encoding ribulose-phosphate 3-epimerase, with the protein MVKIAPSILSADFSKLGEDIERIDKGGADFIHIDVMDGSFVPNISFGLPVIKSIRNRTKKLFDVHLMINNPSNYIDAFIEAGADIITIHHEADKHIDRTINYIKSKGKKAAISLNPGTPTSVLKDLIPSLDMVLIMSVNPGFGGQKFIPYSLDKIREIKELSDRLNPGLLIEVDGGIDKTNVKEVIEAGANVIVAGSAVFNGGEIDENIKALRG; encoded by the coding sequence ATGGTAAAGATTGCACCATCAATATTATCAGCGGATTTTTCAAAATTAGGAGAGGACATAGAAAGAATAGATAAAGGAGGAGCAGATTTTATTCATATAGATGTAATGGATGGATCTTTTGTTCCTAATATATCTTTTGGTTTACCAGTTATAAAATCTATTAGAAATAGAACAAAGAAGTTATTTGACGTTCATTTAATGATAAATAATCCATCAAATTACATAGATGCTTTTATAGAGGCTGGGGCTGATATAATTACAATTCATCATGAAGCAGATAAACATATAGATAGAACAATTAATTATATTAAGTCAAAAGGAAAAAAAGCAGCGATTTCTTTAAATCCAGGAACTCCAACAAGTGTATTGAAAGATTTAATACCAAGTTTAGATATGGTGTTGATAATGTCTGTTAATCCAGGATTTGGAGGACAAAAATTCATACCTTATTCTCTAGATAAGATTAGAGAGATAAAAGAACTTAGTGATAGATTGAACCCAGGGCTTTTAATAGAAGTTGATGGTGGTATTGATAAGACAAATGTTAAAGAGGTTATAGAAGCAGGTGCAAATGTCATTGTTGCAGGTTCAGCAGTGTTTAATGGTGGGGAAATTGATGAGAATATAAAAGCTCTAAGGGGGTAA
- the rpmB gene encoding 50S ribosomal protein L28, giving the protein MARRCEICDKGVVAGVSYSHSHRQSKRTWAPNIKKVKALVNGTPKTVHVCTRCLRSGKVQRAI; this is encoded by the coding sequence ATGGCAAGAAGATGCGAAATTTGTGATAAGGGTGTTGTAGCTGGAGTAAGCTATAGCCATTCACATCGTCAATCAAAGAGAACTTGGGCTCCTAACATAAAGAAAGTAAAAGCTTTAGTTAACGGAACACCAAAAACTGTTCATGTATGTACAAGATGCCTTAGATCTGGAAAGGTTCAAAGAGCAATATAA
- a CDS encoding thiamine diphosphokinase yields MNVAIVSGGNPPSEKLLKKYISEVEFIIAADKGSECLYNYNIIPDLLLGDFDSAKKEILDNMKLKVKEVLEFQPEKDYTDTEIAVMEAIKRGAEKIYLFGATGTRMDHTLGNIGLMLTTKKKGANLEILDDNNRLYLGENKMRLYGKYGENISFHALSDKVSKLQISGGKYDLPSYDLGLLDPRAICNEFIDTPIDITYEKGELLVIHSID; encoded by the coding sequence TTGAATGTTGCAATTGTAAGTGGAGGAAACCCACCTTCAGAGAAGTTACTAAAGAAATATATTAGTGAAGTTGAATTTATAATAGCAGCTGATAAGGGAAGTGAATGCCTTTATAATTATAATATTATTCCAGACTTGCTTTTAGGTGATTTTGACTCTGCCAAAAAGGAAATTTTAGATAATATGAAGTTAAAGGTTAAGGAAGTCTTGGAATTTCAACCAGAGAAAGATTATACTGACACTGAAATTGCAGTTATGGAAGCGATAAAAAGAGGCGCAGAAAAGATATATCTATTCGGGGCAACTGGAACTAGAATGGATCATACACTAGGAAATATAGGACTTATGCTAACTACGAAAAAAAAAGGTGCTAATTTAGAAATATTAGACGATAATAATAGACTTTACCTTGGAGAAAATAAAATGAGGTTATACGGCAAATATGGTGAAAATATATCATTTCATGCATTAAGCGATAAAGTAAGCAAACTTCAAATTAGTGGTGGAAAATACGATCTACCAAGTTATGATTTGGGTTTATTAGATCCACGAGCTATATGTAATGAATTTATTGATACACCAATAGATATAACTTATGAAAAAGGAGAGTTATTAGTTATTCATTCCATAGACTAA
- the coaD gene encoding pantetheine-phosphate adenylyltransferase, producing the protein MRVAVYPGSFDPITNGHLDIIKRGAKVFDKVIVAVLVNVDKKYLFESSERVELIKRVTRDIENVEIRSFDGLLVNFLKECKTNIILKGLRTASDFEYEFQMAFINKELDDDTETVCMMSSAKNIHISSSTVKQVARFGGDISGLVPNEIISDIMSRINL; encoded by the coding sequence ATGAGAGTTGCAGTGTACCCTGGGAGCTTTGATCCTATAACAAATGGACATCTCGATATTATAAAAAGAGGAGCAAAGGTCTTTGATAAAGTAATAGTTGCAGTATTAGTTAATGTTGATAAGAAATATCTTTTTGAAAGCAGCGAAAGAGTTGAGCTTATAAAAAGAGTGACAAGAGATATTGAGAATGTTGAAATACGAAGCTTTGATGGGCTTTTAGTTAATTTTCTAAAAGAATGTAAGACTAATATAATATTAAAGGGATTAAGAACAGCTTCTGATTTTGAGTATGAATTTCAAATGGCGTTTATTAATAAAGAATTAGATGATGATACCGAAACTGTATGTATGATGTCATCGGCTAAAAATATACATATTAGTTCCTCAACTGTTAAGCAGGTGGCAAGGTTTGGAGGAGATATTAGTGGACTTGTTCCCAATGAAATTATTTCAGATATAATGTCCAGAATAAATCTATAA
- the rsmD gene encoding 16S rRNA (guanine(966)-N(2))-methyltransferase RsmD: protein MRIIAGKARGHKLIPPATMETRPTLDRVKEAMFSSVQMYIPEAVVVDVFAGTGSLGLEAASRGASEVYLFDKSSVTFPLLKENVESLKFQDFCFPMNIDAYEGLKNLAKKGKKFDIIFIDPPYCKEMIPEAMKIVKDNEILKNDGIIVTKIDTIEEIYEGYKDIRLTKSKKYGNTTVCYYKHEEK from the coding sequence TTGAGAATAATAGCAGGAAAAGCAAGAGGACATAAATTAATACCTCCAGCTACAATGGAAACAAGGCCTACATTAGATAGAGTTAAAGAGGCTATGTTTAGTTCAGTTCAAATGTATATACCAGAGGCAGTAGTTGTAGACGTTTTTGCTGGGACAGGAAGCCTTGGATTAGAAGCGGCAAGCAGAGGGGCAAGTGAAGTTTATTTATTTGATAAAAGCTCTGTGACTTTTCCTTTATTAAAGGAAAATGTAGAAAGCCTTAAATTTCAAGATTTCTGTTTTCCTATGAATATAGATGCTTATGAAGGCTTAAAGAATCTTGCGAAGAAGGGAAAGAAATTTGACATAATATTTATTGATCCACCTTATTGCAAAGAAATGATTCCAGAAGCTATGAAAATTGTTAAGGATAATGAAATTTTAAAGAACGATGGAATAATAGTTACTAAAATAGATACTATTGAAGAGATTTATGAAGGGTATAAAGATATAAGATTAACAAAAAGTAAGAAGTATGGAAATACAACAGTATGTTATTACAAGCATGAGGAGAAGTAA
- the rsgA gene encoding ribosome small subunit-dependent GTPase A, producing the protein MNGKIIKGIGGFYYIKTDQGLIECKARGKFRHKDIKPMVGDDVTIKMEHGKGVIEEIHNRKSQLVRPTVANVSLAFVVFAVKNPDINFDLLNKFLILCEYNNIEVIVCLNKIDLVSEEEREEIKKRINVIGYEVLFINAKKGIGIERLEEKIRGNITVFCGPSGAGKSTLINKLSNKEHMETGNVSEKLGRGKHTTRHSELIEVADGYIVDTPGFSTLEIKDLMDKNSLKYCFPEFTQYNDKCKYRGCLHYKEPNCALKEAVESEKINRYRYEFYVRALEEIIEEEKNKW; encoded by the coding sequence ATGAATGGAAAAATAATAAAGGGCATAGGAGGCTTTTATTATATTAAGACAGATCAAGGCTTAATAGAATGCAAAGCCAGGGGGAAATTTAGACATAAAGACATAAAGCCTATGGTAGGGGATGATGTTACAATTAAGATGGAACATGGAAAAGGCGTTATTGAAGAGATACATAATAGAAAATCTCAATTGGTTAGACCCACGGTGGCAAATGTTTCTTTAGCATTTGTTGTTTTTGCAGTTAAGAATCCAGACATAAATTTTGATTTATTAAATAAGTTTTTGATTCTATGTGAATATAATAACATTGAGGTTATAGTTTGCTTGAATAAGATAGATTTAGTATCGGAAGAAGAAAGAGAAGAAATAAAGAAGCGAATAAATGTCATAGGTTATGAAGTTCTCTTTATAAATGCTAAGAAAGGAATAGGAATAGAGCGGTTAGAAGAAAAGATTAGAGGAAATATAACAGTTTTTTGTGGACCATCAGGGGCAGGAAAGTCAACATTAATAAATAAGCTTTCAAACAAAGAACATATGGAAACAGGTAATGTAAGCGAGAAGCTTGGAAGAGGGAAGCATACTACAAGGCATAGTGAATTAATTGAGGTAGCGGACGGATATATCGTTGATACCCCAGGATTTTCTACACTAGAAATAAAGGATTTAATGGATAAAAATTCTTTAAAATATTGTTTTCCTGAATTTACACAGTATAATGATAAGTGTAAATATAGAGGCTGTTTACATTATAAAGAACCAAATTGTGCTCTAAAAGAGGCTGTAGAAAGCGAAAAGATTAATAGATACAGATACGAATTTTATGTAAGAGCATTAGAAGAAATAATTGAGGAGGAAAAAAATAAATGGTAA